Part of the Flavobacterium sp. MDT1-60 genome, TAATACCGCTTCCAATTTTGAACGCATTATCGATAAAGAATTTAAGGGCAATGTAACTGCATTACTTAACAATGATGCTTTAAAACACATTTTTTCAGTCAGTGTGAAATATTTTATCGACTACAATGCTGTCAAAAATAAGCTCAGAAAGAGAGCTTAGCGTGAATTAATTTTAAAAAATAAGACCTTCTTCAATTAAATTAATATTTTTTAATAGGCTTCATTTTATTAAACATAAATGTAACATTTCCTTCTTCCACGTTTTTAGAAATGGCTTATCTTTGTGCAAAACAAAAATGATGAATAAAAAAGTAATACTTATGATTTTAGATGGTTGGGGGAAATCTCCTGACCCTAAAGTATCCGCAATAGACAATGCAAATGTTCCTTTTATAAACAGTCTTTACAAAAATTACCCAAGCGCTCAACTTCGTACCGATGGATTAAACGTAGGTTTACCTGAAGGTCAGATGGGAAACAGCGAAGTGGGACATATGAATCTTGGTGCCGGAAGAATTGTGTATCAGGATTTAGCCAAAATTAACCTAGCCGTAGCACATCAAACATTAGCCAAAGAACAAGTTTTGGTTGATGCTTTTACATATGCTAAAGAAAACAATAAAAAAGTACACTTTTTAGGATTAGTTTCTGATGGAGGTGTTCACTCTCATACTTCGCACTTACGTGGATTGATCGATGCTTCTCAGGAATATGGTTTAGACCAGGTTTATATTCATGCTTTTACAGACGGACGTGACGTTGATCCAAAATCAGGAGCTAAATACATTCACGACTTAGAAGAGCATATTAAAGATACTCCGGTAAAAATCGCATCAATTATTGGTCGTTATTATGCAATGGACCGTGACAAACGTTGGGAGCGTGTAAAATTAGCTTACGATTTAGTCGTTAACGGTACCGGAATTCCTTCTCAAAGTGCAGTTGCCAGTGTTCTTGACAGTTATGCACACGATGTTACTGACGAATTTATTGCACCTATTGTAATGGTTGACGAAGAACAAAAACCGCTAGCAACAATTGTTGAAGGTGATGTTGTAATCTTCTTCAATTTCAGAACTGACAGAGGCCGTGAACTTACAGAAGCACTTTCACAACATGATTTCCACGAGCAAAACATGCACAAATTGAACTTGTATTATGTAACGCTTACCAACTACGACGAAACATATCAAAACGTAAAAGTTGTTTATAATAAAGATAATATTACCGAAACGCTTGGTGAGGTTTTAGAGAAAGCGGGTAAAACGCAAATCCGTATTGCTGAAACAGAAAAATATCCGCACGTAACATTTTTCTTTTCCGGCGGAAGAGAAACTCCTTTTGAAGGCGAATCTCGTATCTTAAGAAATTCTCCTAAAGTAGCAACTTACGATTTACAGCCAGAAATGAGCGCCTATGAACTAACTACTGCACTTGTTCCTGAATTAAACAAAGGCGAAGTAGATTTTGTTTGTCTTAACTTTGCTAATGGAGATATGGTTGGTCATACCGGAATTATGAGTGCTGCAATCCTTGCTTGTGAAGCAGTTGATGCTTGTGTAAAACAAGTAATTGAAGCAGCTCTTGCCAATGATTATACTACAATTGTGATTGCCGATCACGGAAATTGTGAAACAATGATTAATCCTGATGGAAGTCCAAATACAGCTCACACAACGAATCCTGTGCCTATTATTTTAGTTGACAAGAATTTGAAAAACATT contains:
- the gpmI gene encoding 2,3-bisphosphoglycerate-independent phosphoglycerate mutase yields the protein MNKKVILMILDGWGKSPDPKVSAIDNANVPFINSLYKNYPSAQLRTDGLNVGLPEGQMGNSEVGHMNLGAGRIVYQDLAKINLAVAHQTLAKEQVLVDAFTYAKENNKKVHFLGLVSDGGVHSHTSHLRGLIDASQEYGLDQVYIHAFTDGRDVDPKSGAKYIHDLEEHIKDTPVKIASIIGRYYAMDRDKRWERVKLAYDLVVNGTGIPSQSAVASVLDSYAHDVTDEFIAPIVMVDEEQKPLATIVEGDVVIFFNFRTDRGRELTEALSQHDFHEQNMHKLNLYYVTLTNYDETYQNVKVVYNKDNITETLGEVLEKAGKTQIRIAETEKYPHVTFFFSGGRETPFEGESRILRNSPKVATYDLQPEMSAYELTTALVPELNKGEVDFVCLNFANGDMVGHTGIMSAAILACEAVDACVKQVIEAALANDYTTIVIADHGNCETMINPDGSPNTAHTTNPVPIILVDKNLKNIQNGVLGDIAPTILELMGVPQPNAMTCHSLL